GCAAGGAAAATCAAAAAAGGTGACCAGGTCATGGTTATATCAGGAGACGATAGAGGAAAAATTGGTAAAGTTATTAAGGTTTTACCGGAAAAAGAAAGAGTAATAGTAGAGGGTGTAAATATAGTAAAAAGGCATAGAAGGTTTATAAGTGCTGATAGACCCCATGGAATAGTTGAAATGCCTGCACCCATTCATATATCAAATGTCTCACTTTTATGCCCTAATTGTGGAAAAAAAACAAGAGTGGGATTTAGGTTTGAAGGAGAAAAAAAAGTTAGATACTGTAAAAAATGTAATGAAACAATAGATAAGGTGTAAAAATGGCAAGATTACTTGAACATTATAGAAAAAATGTGATACCAAAGTTAATGAAGGAATTCAAATATAAAAATCCCTTTGAGGTTCCAAGAATTGAAAAAGTAGTTGTTAATGTGGGATATGGGGAAGCAGTAAACGATCCAAAATTAATAGAGATAATTCAGAAGGAAGTGGCTAATATTACAGGACAATGGCCAAGTATAAGAAGAGCCAAAAAACATGTTGCAGCTTATAAGTTAAGAAAAGGAATGCCCATAGGAGTTAAGGTAACGTTAAGAGGAAAAAGGGCTTATGAATTTATTGACAGAACAATAACCTTTGCCTTACCGAGGGTGAGAGATTTTAGAGGTTTAAAAAGAAATTCATTTGATGGAAGAGGAAACTACAATTTTGGGCTCGAGGAGTATATAGTTTTTCCAGAGGTTGATATAGATAAGGTAAAAGTAAATTTCGGTATGGATATAGCAATTGTAACAACCGCAAAAACTGATTATGAAGCTTTAAGGCTTCTTGAAGAACTTGGATTCCCCTTTGAAAGAAAAAAGGAGGTAAAAAGTGGCAAGAAAGGCTAAAGTTATGCGATGGCTTATGTATGAACCAAAATTTAAAGTAAGGTACAGAAATAGATGCAAAATTTGTGGAAGACCAAGAGGATACCTGCGGAAATTCGGTATTTGCAGAATATGCTTCAGAGAATTAGCTGTTCAGGGTTTAATTCCCGGAGTAAAAAAGGCAAGCTGGTAAAATGGTTAATGATAGCATTTCTGATATGCTTATAAGAATTAAAAATGCACTAATGAGAAAAAAAGATAAAGTTAGTGTAAGTTATTCAAAATTACTTGAAAGGGTAGCGGAATTACTGAAAAGGGAAGGATTTATTAATGATTATGAAATTAAGGGTGAAAGTGTTAAAAAAGAATTAATAATACACTTGAAATACGACGAAGAGGGTAATCCATTAATTACTGATGTCAAAAGAGTTTCA
The sequence above is a segment of the candidate division WOR-3 bacterium genome. Coding sequences within it:
- the rplX gene encoding 50S ribosomal protein L24 translates to MARKIKKGDQVMVISGDDRGKIGKVIKVLPEKERVIVEGVNIVKRHRRFISADRPHGIVEMPAPIHISNVSLLCPNCGKKTRVGFRFEGEKKVRYCKKCNETIDKV
- a CDS encoding type Z 30S ribosomal protein S14; this translates as MARKAKVMRWLMYEPKFKVRYRNRCKICGRPRGYLRKFGICRICFRELAVQGLIPGVKKASW
- the rplE gene encoding 50S ribosomal protein L5; protein product: MARLLEHYRKNVIPKLMKEFKYKNPFEVPRIEKVVVNVGYGEAVNDPKLIEIIQKEVANITGQWPSIRRAKKHVAAYKLRKGMPIGVKVTLRGKRAYEFIDRTITFALPRVRDFRGLKRNSFDGRGNYNFGLEEYIVFPEVDIDKVKVNFGMDIAIVTTAKTDYEALRLLEELGFPFERKKEVKSGKKG
- the rpsH gene encoding 30S ribosomal protein S8, with the translated sequence MVNDSISDMLIRIKNALMRKKDKVSVSYSKLLERVAELLKREGFINDYEIKGESVKKELIIHLKYDEEGNPLITDVKRVSKPGRRIYVKKDNIPWVNNGMGIAILSTSKGIITDREARRLKIGGELLCEVW